From the Bacillus carboniphilus genome, one window contains:
- a CDS encoding YhcN/YlaJ family sporulation lipoprotein: MRFVKGAVVFVAALLLMTGCAMNNEARDNGNNQNNAQNQGFQNVGYNNQNNQGNRMRVADKAQDKIEDLTEVKSANVIVTNRNAYVAVVLEDDSKGDVRRDLEDKISQQVKGTDNNIDNVYVSSNPDFVDRMTDYGDKIQRGEPVEGLFEEFGEMVQRVFPNAR, encoded by the coding sequence ATGCGTTTTGTTAAAGGAGCTGTAGTCTTTGTTGCTGCATTATTGTTGATGACAGGATGCGCGATGAACAATGAAGCGAGAGACAATGGGAACAATCAAAACAACGCTCAGAATCAAGGCTTCCAAAATGTCGGGTATAACAACCAAAATAATCAAGGGAATCGCATGCGAGTAGCAGATAAGGCGCAAGATAAGATTGAAGACTTAACTGAAGTTAAGTCCGCAAATGTAATTGTCACTAATAGGAATGCTTATGTGGCAGTCGTACTTGAGGATGATTCAAAAGGTGACGTAAGAAGAGACCTTGAAGATAAAATTTCACAACAAGTGAAGGGTACCGATAACAACATAGACAATGTTTATGTGTCCAGTAACCCAGATTTCGTGGATCGTATGACGGATTATGGTGATAAGATACAACGTGGTGAACCCGTGGAAGGCTTATTTGAGGAATTTGGTGAAATGGTTCAGAGAGTCTTCCCGAATGCGCGTTAA